The Alkalilimnicola sp. S0819 genome includes a window with the following:
- a CDS encoding SRPBCC family protein, translated as MAIHHLHTEIEIDASAERVWAVLSDFASYPQWNPFIKSVAGEPQQGARLQIAVQSRGGKVVSAPPTPSSEAHQDR; from the coding sequence ATGGCTATCCATCACTTGCATACGGAAATCGAGATCGACGCCTCAGCGGAGCGGGTGTGGGCCGTGCTGTCGGATTTCGCGTCTTATCCGCAGTGGAATCCCTTCATTAAGTCAGTTGCAGGCGAGCCGCAGCAGGGCGCTCGGCTTCAAATTGCTGTCCAGTCGAGGGGTGGCAAGGTCGTAAGCGCTCCACCAACCCCATCTTCTGAAGCTCACCAGGACCGCTGA